The following are from one region of the Amia ocellicauda isolate fAmiCal2 chromosome 1, fAmiCal2.hap1, whole genome shotgun sequence genome:
- the kcnj14 gene encoding ATP-sensitive inward rectifier potassium channel 14: protein MAAARVKRRFSAVLDGPLEAEEVMGLAQNAVETAGEAEGEGGAGTEGKEEKEEKEEEEEEERRGGECSCPETPSPPPPSQKGWGLSMSSRKGGGGELGMWGKGEEVEEEGEEGAGAEGGEDRPGGAEGRRPRKRRKRRRGRGRGGRSRLVAKDGHCNVAFLNVSGRGQRYLGDMFTTCVDTRWRWLIVGFSLSFLLSWLLFGLVFWVIAITHGDLASNLPPPHSLPLLPSLPPPPLPPSNTSLSQSLSSDQSQSVPVPQSQLGHLSVNQSLSHSQIEPQPLPSPSPSAPSSPSPCFLQVRSFLSAFLLSLETQTSIGYGFRGVTEACPLAVGALALQCIVGCLLDALAVGAVLAKIAQPKRRNATLAFSQHAVVCQRDGQLCLMWRVANLRDSHLVEAHVRAQLLRPRMTPEGEFLPLEQLDINVGFDTGADRIFLVSPVTIVHPIDRDSPLYELDRRALLADRTLELVVILEGMVEATAMTTQARSSYLASEILWGHRFEPVLFERKHSYQVDYSFFHRTYKVLDTPTCSAQDLEKASPSTPSSQASFCYENELTSLDSSCPQSHPLLPASPQLDLAPPILTGPRLLWPPLGDAHADTQSHTQCRSGTHMLPQATPPLTRAMPTLAQPRTLPLPLPLSPYLQTC from the exons ATGGCCGCGGCCCGTGTGAAGCGGCGGTTCAGCGCggtgctggacgggcccctgGAGGCGGAGGAGGTGATGGGGCTGGCCCAGAATGCTGTGGAGACGGCCGGGGAGGCGGAGGGGGAGGGCGGAGCAGGGACAGAGGGAaaggaggagaaagaggagaaggaggaggaggaagaggaggagaggagagggggggagTGCAGCTGCCCAGagaccccctcccctccccctccctctcagaaggggtgggGTTTATCTATGAGCAGCAGgaaaggagggggaggggaattAGGAATGTGGGGAAAgggggaggaggtggaggaggaaggagaggagGGGGCAGGAGCAGAAGGCGGAGAGGACAGGCCTGGAggggctgagggaaggaggccgaggaagaggaggaagaggaggagggggagggggaggggcggGAGAAGCCGCCTGGTGGCGAAGGACGGGCACTGCAACGTGGCCTTCCTGAACGTGAGTGGGCGGGGCCAGCGGTACCTGGGTGACATGTTCACCACCTGCGTGGACACCCGCTGGCGTTGGCTCATCGTTGGCTTCTCCCTGTCCTTCCTGCTGTCCTGGCTGCTGTTCGGGTTGGTCTTCTGGGTCATCGCTATCACCCATGGAGACCTGGCCTCCaacctcccccctccccacagCCTGCCCCTTCTcccttctcttcctcctcccccaCTCCCTCCTTCCAACACCTCACTCTCTCAGTCACTGTCCTCAGATCAGTCCCAGTCTGTCCCAGTGCCCCAGTCTCAGCTGGGACATCTCTCTGTCAATCAGTCGCTGTCCCATTCCCAGATAGAGCCACAGCCTctgccctccccctctccctctgcccCCTCCTCCCCATCCCCCTGCTTCCTGCAGGTGCGCAGCTTCCTGAGCGCCTTCCTGCTGTCCCTGGAGACGCAGACGTCCATTGGCTATGGGTTCCGCGGCGTGACAGAGGCCTGCCCGCTGGCCGTCGGGGCGCTGGCGCTGCAGTGCATCGTGGGCTGCCTGCTCGACGCCCTGGCGGTCGGCGCTGTGCTGGCCAAGATCGCCCAGCCCAAGAGACGCAATGCCACTCTGGCCTTCTCCCAGCATGCCGTGGTGTGCCAGCGGGACGGGCAGCTGTGCCTGATGTGGCGTGTGGCCAACCTGCGGGACAGCCACCTGGTGGAGGCACACGTGCGGGCGCAGCTGCTGAGG CCACGGATGACCCCTGAGGGTGAGTTCCTGCCCCTGGAGCAGCTGGACATCAACGTGGGCTTCGACACGGGGGCAGACCGCATCTTCCTGGTCTCACCGGTCACCATCGTCCACCCCATCGACCGGGACAGCCCCCTGTATGAACTGGACCGCCGGGCGCTGCTGGCTGACCGCACCCTGGAGCTGGTGGTCATCCTGGAGGGCATGGTGGAGGCCACGGCAATGACCACTCAGGCCCGCAGCTCGTACCTGGCCTCGGAGATCCTGTGGGGCCATCGTTTTGAACCTGTGCTGTTCGAGAGGAAGCACAGCTACCAG gtgGATTATTCCTTCTTCCATCGCACCTACAAGGTTCTGGACACGCCCACATGCAGCGCCCAGGATTTGGAAAAGGCGAGTCCATCCACGCCCAGCTCCCAGGCCTCCTTCTGCTACGAGAACGAGCTCACCTCATTGGACAGCAGCTGCCCACAGTCCCACCCCCTGCTGCCCGCATCACCACAGCTGGATCTGGCCCCGCCCATTTTGACTGGACCCCGCCTCCTCTGGCCCCCTCTTGGAGacgcacacgcagacacacaatCGCACACACAGTGCCGCTCAGGCACACACATGCTGCCCCAGGCCACACCCCCTCTGACACGGGCCATGCCCACACTGGCCCAGCCCCGCACTCTCCCACTACCACTGCCTCTCTCCCCTTACTTACAGACATgctga
- the c16h19orf85 gene encoding chromosome 16 C19orf85 homolog, with amino-acid sequence MRPQCPLTPSPGVSSCPHRGGAGGRDLLTFVTSAGGHIARSLQRPPRARERRRVNHRRFLHNLIHRKFAEIEAANRQLASAILSQSPSRRPADQLDGLRKGALPNSTLTPLPAPPPPPPLSPSSPPQNKQEPKPLGTLETELGGPSLRTHRPQSLSPETQRDSRWRREGGAWRREGGAWGREEAEGDREGWREGWREGVEGSVFGADWGGWAEGEEVLAGTGVSVSPPPPPLPLFHPLPLQSSPCLHAPSPSVPLSPFLGVAESFPAPPPRPRLLPLLLLPPCEEGEGLFDDIVAEAADWTEAAAWPLY; translated from the exons ATGCGGCCCCAGTGCCCTTTGACCCCATCCCCAGGGGTAAGCTCCTGTCCTCATCGCGGTGGTGCAGGGGGTCGTGACCTCCTGACCTTCGTGACCTCAGCGGGGGGGCACATTGCACGGTCCCTGCAGCGCCCCCCCCGGGCAAGAGAGAGGCGCAGAGTCAACCACCGCCGCTTCCTACACAACCTCATACAcag GAAGTTTGCTGAAATCGAAGCAGCCAATCGGCAGCTGGCTTCAGCCATCCTGTCACAGTCCCCGTCTCGCCGACCTGCGGACCAATTAGACGGCCTGAGAAAAGGAG CTTTACCAAACTCTACCCTTACCCCtcttcctgctcctcctcctcctcctcctctctctccctcttctcccccccaaaacaaacaggAACCAAAACCCCTAGGAACCCTTGAGACTGAGCTGGGGGGACCCTCATTGCGGACACACCGGCCCCAGTCACTGAGCCCAGAGACACAGAGGGACTCCCggtggaggagagagggaggagcctggaggagagagggaggagcctgggggagagaggaggcggagggagacagggagggatggcgagagggatggagggagggagtggaGGGGTCTGTGTTCGGGGCAGACTGGGGAGGATGGGCAGAGGGGGAGGAGGTGCTGGCAGGAACTggggtctctgtctctcctcctcctcctcctctccctctcttccatcCTCTCCCTCTGCAGTCCTCTCCCTGCCTCCACGCCCCTTCCCCCTCCGTGCCGCTCTCTCCCTTCCTGGGTGTGGCCGAGTCCTtccccgcccccccacccagGCCCCgcctcctcccactgctgctGCTCCCTCCCTgcgaggagggggaggggctgTTCGATGACATCGTCGCCGAGGCAGCGGATTGGACGGAAGCGGCTGCCTGGCCGCTGTACTGA